AAGAAGCGTTCGCCCTACACCAAGGACCGTGGTGCCCTGGGTGCGTTCGAAGGCGAGACCATCACCCGCCGCCGTTTCGTCACAGGCGGGGCTCTCGCCGCGGGCGGCGTGGCCACGGCGGCGATCGCGCTGCCGGCGCTCGGCTTCGCTCTCGGCCCGATCTTCGAGAAGACCGAGCACGAGGGCTGGCAGGACGTGGGCGCGGAGAACGACTTCAACCCGACCGGCTACGTCCCGCGCGTGATCACGATCGATCCGAACATCGGCGAGTCGGGCAAGACCACGATCTACGTGCGCAGGGCGACCGATAAGGACCGCAGCCCGAGCGACAAGGGCAAGGCGCCGCTGCCGTACGTCGCGATCTCCACGCGCTGCGCGCACCTCGGCTGCCCGGTGCGTTACGTGCAGGCCGCGGAGCGCTTCATCTGCCCGTGCCACGGCGGCGTGTACGACTCCCAGGGCAAGGTCGTCGGCGGCCCGCCGGTGCGCCCTCTCGACCGCTTCTACACGCGCGTCTCGAACGGACGCGTTCAGGTGGGCCAGCGCTTCTCGGTGAACTCGCACCTCGAGCGCTTCAGCCCGCGTGACCCGTCGAACCACCTCGACGGGCTCTGGCAGTACCTCTATCCCTCGAGGCCCACGACATGACACCTCCACTTCCCAGAGCTCTGCGGCCCAAGCCGGCTCGGCCCGGCTCGAAGCCTGCACGCAACGGCGCCAAGGCGAACGGCGCAGGCAACGGCGGCGATCCCAAGGCGCTGAAGAAGGCCCGCAAGCAGGCCCAGCGCGAGGAGATGAAGAAGCAGGCGCTCGAAGTGCCGATCGCGATGCTCGGCTGGCTCGACGAGCGCACCGGCTCCACTCCCTTCCTCCGCGCCTTCCTCTTCCGCAAGACCCCGCAGGGCACCAACTGGTACTACACGCTCGGCTCGGCCACGATGTTCGCCTTCGTGAACCAGGCCGTGACCGGCGTCGTGCTGGCGATGTACTACAACCCGTCCACCACGCAGGCCTACGGCTCTGTTCGCCACATCATCAACGACGTCTTCCTCGGCGAGTTGGTGCGCGGAATGCACAAGTGGGGCTCCACGGTGATGGTGATCCTCGTGTTCCTGCACATGGGCCGCACGTTCTTCTTCGGCGCCTACAAGTACCCGCGCGAGCTCAACTGGATCATCGGCGTCGTGCTGCTGATCCTCACGATGGCGATGTCGTTCACCGGCTACCTGCTGCCGTTCGACCAGCGGTCGTTCTGGGCCACGGTGGTGGGCGTGAACATCAACGCGTCGGGCCCGCTCCTCGGCCCGTACCTCGCGGACTTCCTGCGCGGCGGCGCCGAGTTCGGCAGCACCACGCTCAGCCGCTTCTACGCGATCCACATGCTCGTGATCCCCGGTCTGATCGCGGCGCTCATCGGCGCCCACCTCTTCCTCGTGGCCAAGCTGGGCACGAGCGCTCCGCCGTGGCTGAAGGCGGAGAAGGCACGCGAGCTCGCTGAGGAAGAGATCTAGTGGACCAGAGGCAGCGCGAGCAGTACCTCCGCGAATACGGGATCCAGAAGTCGAAGGGCAAGCCCTTCTTCCCGTACGCGATCCTGAAGGACGGCACGATGGCCTGCATCACGCTGGCCGTGATCATCCTGCTGGCCGTCATCCTCGGCGCGGAGATCGGCCCCAAGGCGGATCCCACCACCACCTCGTACGACCCGCGGCCTGAGTGGTACTTCTTCTTCCTCTTCGAGCTGCTGCGGGTGATCAAGCCGCCGGCGATCGTCTTCATCGCCACGATCGGCATCCCGACGGTCTGCATGGTGCTGCTGATCCTGCTGCCGTTCATCGACCGCAACCCGGAGCGTCATCCGGCGCGGCGCCCGATCGCCACGCTCACCGGCATCACCGTGATCGCGCTGATGGCGTACCTCACCGTGTCCGGCGCGTTAGCCGGCGCACCGGGGACGATCACCTTAAAGACACCACCGCAATACACGGCGGGCAAGCTGGTCGCCGCCGAATCGGGCTGTCAGGGCTGCCACAAGATCGGGGAGAACGGGAACCCAGGCCCGGGCCCGAACCTCACCCACATCGGCGCCCGCCTGCCGCGTAACGCCATTGCGCGCACGCTGGTGAACCCCACCACCCCGATGCCGTCGTTCAGGGCGCTCAAGACGCAGAGCCCCAAGAAGTTCAACGAGCTCGTCGACTTCCTCGCGCAGCTCAAGTAGGCCTCCCATGACGGCCCCCGCGCCCGTGGACACGAGGGGCAGGCTCGCCGAGCCCCAGGTGCGCGCGATGTTCGACCGCATTGCGCGCGTCTATGACCTCATGAACTCTGTGATGACGGCGGGCATGCATCACCGCTGGCGCGAACGGGCGGTGGACATGGCCGCCGTGGGCCCGGGCGACCGCGCGCTCGACGTTGCCACCGGCACGGGCGACCTCGCGATCGCGCTGGAACGCAGGGTGGGGCCGGGCGGCCGGGTGATCGGGTCCGACTTCTCGGACCAGATGCTGGAGCTGGCGCGCCGCAAGAGCTCGGCCGTGAAGTTCGAATGGGGAAATGCGCTCGAGCTGCCGTACGAGGACGGATCCTTCGACGCGGTAACCGTCGGATTCGGCGCGCGGAACTTCTCAGATCTCGCCGCGGGATTGCGCGAAATGGCGCGAGTGGCCCGGCCGGGCGGCCGGGTAGTGGTGCTCGAGATCACCACGCCCACGCGCCCCCCGCTGTCGTGGTTCTTCAGGATCTGGTTCGATCAGATGGTGCCAATGCTCGGTCGCATAGCCGGAGACCCCGACGCATACTCGTATCTGCCCAGTTCCGTGCGCCGTTTTCCAGGCCCGGAGGAGCTGGCCGCGGAGCTCGCCCAGGCGGGGCTCGAGGACATCCGCTGGCTGCTCACGGCGGGCGGCATCATCGCGATCCACGCGGGACGGAAGCCGTGAGCGCGCCGGCGAGGCAGGCCGCGGGCCTAGCTCAGCTGGAGGCCGTGCTCGCTGCGGGCGGGACTCGTCTGACGCGCGGGCTGTCGCGCGCCGAGGCACGGCTCGAGGAGATCGGCGAGAGCCAGGGTGCCGCGCTCGGCCGCCACGCCGCCGACACCCTCAGCGCCGGGGGCAAGCGCCTGCGGCCGCTGATCGTGTTCCTCTGCGCCGGCGACCGGCACGACAACGGCACGATCAGCGCGGCCGTGGCGGTCGAGCTGGTGCACATGGCCACGCTCGTGCACGACGACGTGCTCGACCGCGCGCCGCTGCGCCGCGGCCGCGAGACCGTCTACAAGTCCGCCGGCCGTGCAGCCGCCACCTGCACGGGCGACTTCCTCTTCTCGCGGGCGTTCGCCGAGCTGGCCGCCACCGGCAGCCCCGAGGCCGTGAAGACGCTGTCTGACGCCTCCAATGCGCTCGCGCGGGGCGAGCTCATGCAGCGCGCGGACGCGTGGTCGCGCGAGGTGAGCTCGGAGCGGTACATCAGCCGCTGCACCCTCAAGACGGCGCGCCTGTTCGAGGCCGCGTGCCGCCTGGGCGCGCTGTTCGGCCCCGAGGCCGCCGGGCTGCCGGGCGCACTCGAGTGCCTCGGCGCCTTCGGCGAGAAGATCGGGATCGCCTTCCAGATTTTCGACGACG
This portion of the Thermoleophilaceae bacterium genome encodes:
- a CDS encoding ubiquinol-cytochrome c reductase iron-sulfur subunit yields the protein KKRSPYTKDRGALGAFEGETITRRRFVTGGALAAGGVATAAIALPALGFALGPIFEKTEHEGWQDVGAENDFNPTGYVPRVITIDPNIGESGKTTIYVRRATDKDRSPSDKGKAPLPYVAISTRCAHLGCPVRYVQAAERFICPCHGGVYDSQGKVVGGPPVRPLDRFYTRVSNGRVQVGQRFSVNSHLERFSPRDPSNHLDGLWQYLYPSRPTT
- the ubiE gene encoding bifunctional demethylmenaquinone methyltransferase/2-methoxy-6-polyprenyl-1,4-benzoquinol methylase UbiE translates to MTAPAPVDTRGRLAEPQVRAMFDRIARVYDLMNSVMTAGMHHRWRERAVDMAAVGPGDRALDVATGTGDLAIALERRVGPGGRVIGSDFSDQMLELARRKSSAVKFEWGNALELPYEDGSFDAVTVGFGARNFSDLAAGLREMARVARPGGRVVVLEITTPTRPPLSWFFRIWFDQMVPMLGRIAGDPDAYSYLPSSVRRFPGPEELAAELAQAGLEDIRWLLTAGGIIAIHAGRKP
- a CDS encoding cytochrome b N-terminal domain-containing protein, which codes for MTPPLPRALRPKPARPGSKPARNGAKANGAGNGGDPKALKKARKQAQREEMKKQALEVPIAMLGWLDERTGSTPFLRAFLFRKTPQGTNWYYTLGSATMFAFVNQAVTGVVLAMYYNPSTTQAYGSVRHIINDVFLGELVRGMHKWGSTVMVILVFLHMGRTFFFGAYKYPRELNWIIGVVLLILTMAMSFTGYLLPFDQRSFWATVVGVNINASGPLLGPYLADFLRGGAEFGSTTLSRFYAIHMLVIPGLIAALIGAHLFLVAKLGTSAPPWLKAEKARELAEEEI
- a CDS encoding c-type cytochrome, translated to MDQRQREQYLREYGIQKSKGKPFFPYAILKDGTMACITLAVIILLAVILGAEIGPKADPTTTSYDPRPEWYFFFLFELLRVIKPPAIVFIATIGIPTVCMVLLILLPFIDRNPERHPARRPIATLTGITVIALMAYLTVSGALAGAPGTITLKTPPQYTAGKLVAAESGCQGCHKIGENGNPGPGPNLTHIGARLPRNAIARTLVNPTTPMPSFRALKTQSPKKFNELVDFLAQLK
- a CDS encoding polyprenyl synthetase family protein, which encodes MSAPARQAAGLAQLEAVLAAGGTRLTRGLSRAEARLEEIGESQGAALGRHAADTLSAGGKRLRPLIVFLCAGDRHDNGTISAAVAVELVHMATLVHDDVLDRAPLRRGRETVYKSAGRAAATCTGDFLFSRAFAELAATGSPEAVKTLSDASNALARGELMQRADAWSREVSSERYISRCTLKTARLFEAACRLGALFGPEAAGLPGALECLGAFGEKIGIAFQIFDDVLDVSGPAERTGKHRGTDLLDGTITLPLILARDRDPQLRQMDLRTAVTNPSEADALCDRIADTGALTDAREQALTYVAQAKAALDEIDLPARQRRALELVADGVVERYA